A genomic region of Anopheles coustani chromosome 3, idAnoCousDA_361_x.2, whole genome shotgun sequence contains the following coding sequences:
- the LOC131271721 gene encoding dnaJ homolog subfamily C member 17, which yields MVDVKKFSDIDIYGLLEVDIGATEQEIRKAYRKKALQCHPDKNPDNPKAAQLFQELSKALEILMDASARAAYDRMLNAKKAAQLRTKQLDSKRQKLKADLEERERQAKEAATGGYKTASTKTPEELFQEEFDRLRKEGSKLIQEEQELMRKQLQDELRMMQTATAPSWDPSKHRVKIRWKADKGDPANGGYSEETLRKFLTKYGDLNALVMSPRKCGSALVEFRDKDAAEMAVTYEKGRLDNPCTLEWVGEAPAQSKQKTSRAGGTVTDRDYESLVLRQLRQAEERKRLIEQMMKEDAEETRE from the exons ATGGTGGATGTTAAAAAGTTCAGTGATATAGACATATACGGCCTGCTCGAAGTGGACATCGGAGCCACGGAGCAAGAG ATCCGGAAAGCGTACCGCAAAAAAGCCCTACAATGCCATCCGGACAAAAACCCCGACAACCCGAAGGCGGCCCAGCTGTTCCAGGAGCTCTCGAAGGCGCTCGAGATCCTGATGGACGCATCGGCCCGGGCCGCCTACGATCGGATGCTGAACGCCAAGAAAGCCGCCCAGCTGAGGACGAAGCAGCTCGACAGCAAACGGCAAAAGCTTAAAGCCGATCTCGAAGAACGCGAACGGCAGGCCAAAGAGGCGGCAACCGGTGGTTACAAAACGGCCAGCACGAAAACCCCCGAGGAGCTGTTCCAGGAGGAGTTCGATCGGCTCCGCAAGGAGGGTTCCAAGTTGATCCAGGAGGAGCAGGAACTTATGCGAAAGCAGCTACAGGACGAACTGCGCATGATGCAGACGGCGACCGCACCGAGCTGGGATCCATCAAAGCACCGCGTAAAGATACGCTGGAAGGCGGACAAGGGCGATCCGGCGAACGGGGGGTATAGTGAGGAGACGTTACGAAAATTTCTCACCAAATACGGCGACCTTAATGCGTTGGTGATGAGCCCGCGAAAGTGCGGGAGCGCACTGGTCGAGTTTCGGGACAAGGATGCAGCGGAAATGGCCGTTACGTACGAGAAGGGTCGGTTGGACAACCCGTGCACGCTCGAGTGGGTGGGGGAGGCACCGGCACAGAGTAAACAGAAGACTTCCCGGGCCGGTGGAACCGTAACGGATCGGGACTACGAAAGTTTGGTGTTGAGGCAATTACGCCAAGCCGAGGAACGGAAACGATTGATCGAACAAATGATGAAAGAGGACGCTGAGGAAACGAGAGAGTAA
- the LOC131271720 gene encoding conserved oligomeric Golgi complex subunit 2, producing the protein MVGVDTMENSATPARGELFSLPAGPASLCFDKNEFMKKTFSVDEFLHENRNAGSLEIIRDDLGMYLKVLRSAMIELINQDYADFVDLSANLIGLDQQIAAIGGPLEKLRDEVGQVKGALEASMTEIERCLEQKKMLRAHKKSLQSLGRVQGSLEKLESMLLGEKKDLPIDAILLERAALESIQLQFNIEFCRQFLDEDKQRLAVDLWSELLGRLKSYFLRALDERDSKELERCLRIYCTLDECRTAEEVFRREIVAPYMNRVISETSLQNAPQGLTGIYNQILDFVSMRMKQLCQLTKRNGKVKGYSFIVNSFWTEVERRMETNMSSIFAPGNPDAFYQKYKCTLEFLERIEQIIDDPDDVAQFKAHAQYRSFQVRWNLPVYFQIRFQEIGASIEASCTTESSAAPQLTQTISASQFNVAQFSAALTAISKCWQEGIFLPQLFHRFLKLTLQILARLTVWCESASRPSGQKHDGTPSSPEEQATRVRFLVALYSDLGNILLKIPSIVSLVAAKSPPGVDQSELEKVVEESGNGFREKRSQLQRVIVQELIASSLPQLRQVSDIPRLYRKTNRELPSRCCPYVEQVLAPTDTFRKTYGTTIGEDAMREFLTGVYSHVTVQYYQVIDEVLTSVQKTEESLRRLKNLRDRSATGASAVTAAASDRTAPSDDDKIRLQLQADVMHFVRYVEEQATIPRDRVDRLPQLVQLVDDAIKGPRTVGGGSNQ; encoded by the exons ATGGTAGGGGTTGACACCATGGAGAATAGCGCCACACCCGCCCGGGGCGAGCTGTTTAGCTTGCCGGCGGGTCCGGCTTCTTTGTGCTTCGACAAGAACGAATTCATGAAG AAAACGTTCTCCGTCGACGAGTTCCTGCACGAAAACCGTAACGCTGGCAGTTTGGAAATCATACGCGATGATCTGGGCATGTATCTGAAGGTGCTCCGTTCGGCCATGATCGAGCTGATCAACCAGGACTATGCCGACTTCGTGGACCTGTCGGCTAACCTGATCGGGTTGGATCAGCAGATCGCTGCCATCGGTGGCCCGCTGGAGAAGCTGCGTGACGAAGTCGGCCAGGTGAAGGGCGCCCTTGAGGCCAGCATGACCGAGATCGAGCGCTGTCTCGAGCAGAAAAAGATGCTCCGGGCGCACAAAAAATCTCTTCAAAGCTTGGGGCGTGTGCAGGGTTCGCTGGAAAAGCTGGAAAGTATGCTGCTCGGCGAGAAGAAAGACCTACCGATCGATGCCATCCTGTTGGAGCGGGCAGCCTTGGAATCGATACAGTTGCAGTTCAATATCGAATTCTGTCGCCAGTTCCTCGACGAGGATAAGCAACGGCTGGCGGTGGATCTGTGGAGTGAACTGTTGGGTCGGTTGAAGAGTTATTTTCTTCGGGCGCTTGATGAAAGGGACTCCAAAGAGCTTGAAAGGTGCCTTCGCATTTACTGCACGCTCGACGAATGCCGTACGGCCGAGGAAGTGTTCCGGCGGGAGATCGTTGCACCGTACATGAACCGTGTCATCTCGGAAACTAGCCTCCAAAATGCGCCCCAGGGCTTGACGGGAATCTACAATCAAATACTGGATTTCGTGTCGATGCGCATGAAGCAACTTTGCCAGCTTACCAAGCGCAACGGCAAGGTAAAGGGCTACAGTTTCATCGTGAACAGCTTCTGGACCGAGGTCGAGCGACGCATGGAGACAAACATGTCGTCCATCTTCGCACCGGGCAATCCGGATGCGTTTTATCAGAAGTACAAGTGTACGCTCGAGTTTCTCGAGCGCATCGAGCAGATCATCGACGATCCGGACGATGTGGCCCAGTTCAAGGCGCACGCACAGTACCGTAGCTTTCAGGTGCGCTGGAACTTACCGGTTTACTTCCAGATACGGTTCCAAGAGATCGGCGCTAGCATTGAGGCGAGCTGTACAACCGAATCGTCCGCCGCGCCGCAGCTTACCCAAACCATCTCCGCGTCGCAGTTTAACGTGGCGCAGTTTTCCGCCGCCCTTACGGCCATCTCGAAGTGTTGGCAGGAAGGCATCTTTCTACCGCAACTGTTTCACCGTTTTCTTAAGCTCACGCTTCAGATACTTGCCCGGCTGACGGTTTGGTGTGAAAGTGCCTCCCGTCCAAGCGGACAGAAACACGACGGAACACCCAGCTCCCCGGAGGAACAGGCGACTCGCGTACGTTTTCTCGTGGCGCTTTACTCCGACCTGGGCAACATTCTGCTGAAAATACCCTCCATCGTGAGCCTCGTGGCGGCAAAGAGTCCTCCGGGCGTTGACCAAAGCGAACTAGAGAAAGTGGTCGAGGAGAGTGGAAACGGCTTTCGTGAGAAGCGATCACAGTTGCAGCGGGTTATCGTACAGGAGCTCATTGCGAGCAGTTTGCCACAGCTGCGGCAGGTCAGTGACATCCCACGGTTGTATCGGAAGACGAACCGTGAGCTTCCGAGCCGCTGCTGTCCGTACGTGGAGCAAGTGCTTGCACCAACGGACACATTCCGCAAGACCTACGGCACGACGATTGGAGAGGATGCGATGCGCGAGTTCCTCACGGGCGTCTACAGTCACGTCACAGTGCA ATACTACCAGGTGATCGACGAGGTGCTAACCTCGGTACAGAAAACGGAAGAGTCACTTCGACGCTTGAAGAACCTTCGGGATCGGTCGGCTACTGGCGCCTCGGCTGTGACCGCTGCGGCCTCCGATCGGACAGCCCCTTCCGATGATGACAAAATTCGGCTACAATTGCAAGCGGATGTTATGCACTTCGTGCGGTACGTGGAGGAACAGGCGACCATTCCAAGGGATCGGGTCGATCGATTACCCCAGCTGGTACAACTTGTCGACGATGCCATCAAGGGACCCCGAACCGTTGGTGGTGGATCGAATCAgtga